Proteins encoded by one window of Lathyrus oleraceus cultivar Zhongwan6 chromosome 1, CAAS_Psat_ZW6_1.0, whole genome shotgun sequence:
- the LOC127080675 gene encoding aquaporin NIP1-2 has protein sequence MEYDNSTCNGNLNAVLDVKNDATNMCDDSSIGDDVPLLQKLVAEVVGTFLLIFVGCGCVVTNLNNDNVVTLPGIAIVWGLCVMVLAYSLGHISGAHFNPAVTIAHASTKRFPLEQVPPYIIAQFIGSLLASGALKLIFSGKENRFVGTVPAGSNLQAFVIELIITFYLMFIISGVATDDRAIGELAGLAVGSVIILNVLFAGPITGASMNPVRSLGPAIVHHEYRGIWIYVVAPILGALAGTWAYTFIRITNKSVHQQLTKSCSFLKNSGSK, from the exons ATGGAGTATGATAATTCAACTTGCAATGGAAACCTCAATGCAGTTTTAGATGTAAAGAATGATGCAACAAATATGTGTGATGACTCAAGCATTGGAGATGATGTTCCTCTTTTGCAGAAG TTGGTAGCAGAGGTGGTGGGAACATTCTTGTTAATATTTGTTGGATGTGGTTGTGTAGTTACAAATCTTAACAATGATAATGTAGTGACACTTCCTGGAATCGCAATTGTATGGGGACTTTGCGTTATGGTATTGGCATattctcttggccatatctctgGTGCTCATTTTAATCCTGCTGTCACCATTGCTCATGCATCCACCAAGAGATTTCCATTGGAGCAG GTACCACCCTATATAATTGCTCAATTTATTGGATCACTACTTGCAAGTGGAGCTCTCAAACTTATATTTAGTGGCAAAGAAAATCGTTTTGTGGGAACAGTTCCAGCCGGTTCTAACCTCCAAGCTTTTGTCATTGAATTGATAATTACTTTCTACCTGATGTTCATCATTTCTGGAGTTGCCACCGATGATAGAGCG ATCGGTGAATTGGCCGGACTTGCAGTTGGATCTGTAATTATTCTAAATGTGCTGTTTGCGGG GCCAATCACAGGAGCATCAATGAATCCGGTAAGAAGTTTAGGTCCAGCTATTGTGCACCATGAATATAGAGGAATATGGATTTACGTGGTTGCACCGATTCTAGGAGCTTTGGCTGGTACATGGGCGTATACTTTTATCAGAATCACAAACAAATCAGTACATCAGCAGCTCACAAAGAGTTGTTCATTTCTTAAAAATTCGGGAAGCAAATAA